One part of the Halostagnicola larsenii XH-48 genome encodes these proteins:
- a CDS encoding DUF2264 domain-containing protein: MNPVAENPLRTRTDFQRAVERLVDPLYDHASSGGARVRPTATGARFPAVDAELEGFSRPLWGVVPLSVHSTYDRWDLVRRGLVNGTDPNHEEYWGEAGNGSQKHVEMAAIGLGLALVPEQLWEPLSDSERERLVRWLNQINEAELHDCNWLFFRVMVNVGLRSVGATHDWEQTQASLDRLESFCQGDGWYTDGPEGSSIDYYLPWAMHYYGLVYATVCGDEDPDRARRFRERAAEFATNYVEWFDEDGRALPFGRSLTYRFAQAAFWGALAFADRNPLPWGVIRGLWARNVRWWLDQPIFTDGGLLSVGYRYPTLKTAETYNSPNSPYWAMKSFLPLALESTHPFWAADEEPLPDRPETVAQPEAGKILCRDDSHLFSLSLGQESLYGPEKYGKFAYSTTFGFSVAGRGSGLKAAGHDGALALSLDGERYALPSSPAATAVDGSTLESLWTPWEGVRVETWLTPALPWHVRVHRLETSRPIHSAEGGFPLDRSGDDDETQFVHETREETAHATYPNGSSVVTDLRADREPTIIPAEPNTNLMHPRTVVPTLRKRYDPGEHWLAVAVRATPDGTIDPATAPKLVETGDRNSVAIETAAGDRVLECRAGAIAEMDESGTE, from the coding sequence ATGAATCCGGTTGCGGAGAATCCGCTTCGAACGCGAACCGATTTCCAACGAGCCGTTGAAAGGCTCGTCGACCCATTGTACGATCACGCCAGTTCCGGTGGCGCACGAGTACGGCCGACGGCGACGGGTGCGCGCTTTCCGGCCGTCGACGCCGAACTCGAGGGGTTCTCGAGACCGCTGTGGGGAGTCGTCCCGCTGAGCGTCCACTCTACGTACGATCGGTGGGACCTCGTTCGACGCGGGCTCGTCAACGGCACGGATCCGAACCACGAGGAGTACTGGGGGGAAGCGGGCAACGGCTCCCAGAAACACGTCGAGATGGCCGCGATCGGTCTCGGCCTCGCTCTCGTTCCCGAGCAGTTGTGGGAGCCCCTTTCGGACTCCGAGCGCGAGCGGCTGGTCCGGTGGCTGAACCAAATCAACGAGGCCGAACTCCACGACTGCAACTGGCTGTTCTTCCGGGTGATGGTGAACGTGGGTCTTCGATCGGTCGGCGCGACACACGACTGGGAGCAAACGCAAGCGTCGCTGGACCGACTCGAGTCGTTTTGTCAGGGAGACGGGTGGTACACCGACGGACCCGAGGGGAGTTCGATCGACTACTACCTGCCGTGGGCGATGCACTACTACGGGCTCGTGTACGCGACCGTCTGCGGAGACGAGGACCCGGACAGGGCGCGTCGATTCCGCGAGCGGGCCGCCGAATTCGCGACCAACTACGTCGAGTGGTTCGACGAGGACGGCCGAGCGCTCCCCTTCGGTCGGAGCCTTACCTACCGCTTCGCACAGGCGGCGTTCTGGGGGGCACTCGCCTTCGCCGATCGAAACCCGCTCCCGTGGGGCGTCATCAGGGGGCTCTGGGCGCGGAACGTCCGCTGGTGGCTCGACCAGCCGATCTTCACGGATGGGGGCCTGCTATCGGTCGGCTATCGCTATCCGACGCTGAAGACCGCCGAGACGTACAACTCGCCGAACTCCCCCTACTGGGCGATGAAGTCGTTCCTGCCGCTCGCGCTCGAGTCGACCCACCCGTTCTGGGCGGCCGACGAGGAGCCGCTACCCGATCGGCCCGAGACGGTCGCCCAACCGGAGGCGGGGAAGATACTTTGCCGGGACGACAGCCACCTGTTCTCGCTCTCGCTCGGACAGGAGAGCCTGTACGGGCCGGAAAAGTACGGAAAGTTCGCCTACTCGACGACGTTCGGCTTCTCGGTTGCCGGCCGAGGGAGCGGACTCAAGGCGGCGGGCCACGACGGAGCGCTCGCGCTCAGTTTGGACGGCGAGCGGTACGCGCTTCCGTCGTCGCCGGCGGCAACCGCCGTCGACGGGTCGACGCTCGAATCGCTGTGGACGCCGTGGGAGGGCGTTCGCGTCGAAACCTGGCTGACGCCGGCGCTCCCGTGGCACGTCCGCGTCCACCGCCTCGAGACGTCGCGGCCGATCCACAGCGCGGAGGGCGGCTTTCCGCTCGATCGGTCGGGTGACGACGACGAGACCCAGTTCGTCCACGAAACACGGGAGGAGACCGCCCACGCGACGTATCCGAACGGCTCGAGCGTCGTCACTGACCTCCGCGCTGACCGGGAGCCGACGATCATCCCGGCGGAGCCGAACACGAACCTTATGCACCCGCGGACGGTCGTCCCGACGCTCCGGAAGCGTTACGACCCAGGTGAGCACTGGCTCGCCGTCGCCGTTCGAGCGACGCCCGACGGGACGATCGACCCGGCGACGGCTCCGAAACTCGTCGAAACCGGTGACCGCAACTCGGTCGCCATCGAGACGGCCGCCGGCGACCGCGTTCTCGAGTGCCGAGCGGGCGCCATCGCGGAGATGGACGAGAGCGGGACGGAGTGA
- a CDS encoding oligogalacturonate lyase family protein, giving the protein MKDKLRQGPNAGRTLPAERAQYDDSETGVPVTRLTNDPDADSRHLYFTEPGWYDDGRRVLFRSDRGGTRQLYSVALESGEITQLTDLPDDISGVTRIATEPTALFWCGDRLVALDLETLAVTPLYELPDGYNGSIAAGTADGARVVTALSEELDLERDPADRERWIADRMNAGPRSRVISVPLEGGEPTVHVEDDRWLNHVNASPTRPELVTYSEEGPWEDVDRIWVLNTETDETWNVRSTESDEAVGHEYWLADGETIGYHGWRGSRDDPDAFFGHVRYDGSERNEWPAPDLYTHFHSNTRGLVVGDGTYRGAPFDLLWSWDDENGGYRTPRKLVSHGWSGDDDVHPHSRLSPDGSSVVFDSSNARDGDGNGSDVYVAEIPDDLTELPAFDGL; this is encoded by the coding sequence ATGAAAGACAAGTTACGGCAGGGACCGAACGCCGGCCGCACGCTCCCTGCAGAGCGAGCGCAGTACGACGACTCGGAGACCGGTGTGCCCGTCACACGACTGACGAACGACCCGGACGCCGACAGCCGACACCTGTACTTCACCGAACCCGGCTGGTACGACGACGGACGGCGGGTGCTCTTTCGGTCGGATCGCGGCGGCACGCGCCAACTCTACTCGGTCGCCCTCGAGTCCGGCGAGATCACGCAATTGACGGATCTTCCGGACGATATCAGCGGCGTCACTCGCATCGCGACCGAGCCGACGGCGCTGTTTTGGTGTGGCGATCGGCTGGTCGCGCTCGACCTCGAGACGCTCGCAGTAACGCCGTTGTACGAGCTTCCGGACGGATACAACGGAAGTATCGCCGCGGGAACGGCCGACGGCGCGCGGGTCGTCACGGCGCTGTCGGAGGAACTGGACCTCGAGCGGGACCCCGCCGACCGCGAGCGGTGGATCGCCGACCGGATGAACGCCGGTCCACGGTCGAGGGTGATTTCGGTGCCGCTCGAGGGCGGCGAGCCGACAGTCCATGTCGAGGACGACCGGTGGCTCAACCACGTCAACGCGTCGCCGACTCGCCCCGAACTCGTCACCTACAGCGAGGAGGGACCGTGGGAGGACGTCGACCGGATCTGGGTGTTGAACACAGAGACCGACGAGACGTGGAACGTCCGATCGACGGAGTCGGACGAAGCCGTCGGCCACGAGTACTGGCTGGCCGACGGCGAGACGATCGGCTACCACGGTTGGCGAGGCAGCCGCGACGATCCGGACGCGTTCTTCGGGCACGTTCGATACGATGGTTCAGAACGTAATGAGTGGCCGGCTCCCGACCTGTACACGCACTTTCACAGCAATACTCGCGGACTGGTCGTCGGGGACGGGACCTACCGCGGCGCGCCGTTCGACCTGCTCTGGTCGTGGGACGACGAAAACGGCGGGTACCGAACGCCGCGAAAATTGGTCAGCCACGGATGGAGCGGCGACGACGATGTCCACCCGCACTCACGACTGAGTCCCGACGGGTCCAGCGTCGTCTTCGATAGCTCCAACGCCCGCGATGGGGACGGGAACGGCAGTGATGTTTACGTAGCTGAGATTCCCGACGACCTCACGGAACTGCCGGCGTTCGACGGGCTATAG
- a CDS encoding rhamnogalacturonan lyase — MEALNRGLVAVPTEDGVLVRWRLFGTDPEDLGFHVYRDGERVNSKPITDSTNYLDPEGTTDSTYAIRPVGHGRVKKAGKRRKRGGRKPGMSKPVEVWDQQYKEIPLNKPGSVEGEDGETVTYHANDASVGDLTGDGTLDIVQKWTPSNAKDNSQPGHTSDVLLDGYTLEGEHLWRINLGQNVRAGAHYTPFIVYDFDGDGTAELAVRTADGTTDGTGTVIGDPDVDYANEDGYILEGPEYLTVFDGETGEELATTDYEPARGDVADWGDDWGNRADRFLAGVAYLDGERPSIVTTRGYYEQSMLAAWDFRDGELESRWIFDSDDGNEEYEAQGNHQLAIADVDDDGKDEIVYGACVIDHDGTGLYSTGWNHGDALHVGDFDPSREGLEVFQPHEWGEYGATFRDAETGELLWGKEGDGDIGRGLIADIDPNYEGAEAWAGIPLSEDGLSTWTAQGEQIRENPVNSMNSAIWWTGDLQRELLDHDFLGWDEGYGVGWIKKWNPETEELDELKSFDGTRSNNSSKGNPCLSGDILGDWREEVIWRTDDSEALRLYATPHETDHRLYTLLHDPQYRTAIAWQNAGYNQPPWPSYFLGHEMDDPPKPDIELVDSDDDRRGRGPGRGRHN; from the coding sequence ATGGAAGCGCTCAATCGGGGACTCGTGGCCGTCCCGACCGAAGACGGCGTGCTCGTTCGCTGGCGACTGTTTGGTACAGACCCCGAGGATCTCGGGTTTCACGTGTACCGAGACGGCGAGCGCGTGAACAGCAAGCCGATCACCGACAGCACGAACTACCTCGATCCCGAGGGGACGACGGATTCGACCTACGCGATCCGGCCGGTCGGCCACGGCCGGGTGAAAAAAGCGGGGAAGCGCAGAAAGCGCGGCGGCCGCAAGCCCGGTATGTCCAAACCCGTCGAGGTGTGGGATCAACAGTACAAGGAGATCCCGCTGAACAAGCCGGGTTCGGTAGAGGGCGAGGACGGGGAGACGGTCACCTACCACGCGAACGACGCGAGCGTGGGCGATCTCACGGGTGACGGCACGCTCGACATCGTCCAGAAGTGGACCCCCTCGAACGCGAAGGATAACTCCCAACCGGGACACACGAGCGACGTCTTGCTGGACGGATACACGCTCGAGGGTGAGCATCTCTGGCGGATCAACCTCGGGCAGAACGTCCGGGCCGGCGCACACTACACGCCGTTCATCGTCTACGACTTCGACGGAGACGGAACGGCGGAACTGGCCGTGCGGACGGCCGACGGGACCACGGACGGAACCGGGACGGTCATCGGCGACCCGGACGTCGACTACGCGAACGAGGACGGGTACATCCTCGAGGGGCCGGAGTACCTCACCGTCTTCGACGGCGAGACGGGCGAGGAACTCGCGACGACGGACTACGAGCCCGCACGCGGCGACGTCGCCGACTGGGGCGACGACTGGGGTAATCGTGCCGATCGGTTCCTCGCCGGCGTCGCCTACCTCGACGGCGAGCGACCGAGCATCGTCACGACGCGAGGCTACTACGAGCAGTCGATGCTGGCCGCGTGGGACTTCCGAGACGGCGAACTCGAGTCCCGCTGGATCTTCGATAGTGACGACGGCAACGAGGAGTACGAGGCCCAGGGCAACCACCAACTCGCCATCGCAGACGTCGACGACGACGGCAAAGACGAAATCGTCTACGGCGCGTGCGTCATCGATCACGACGGCACCGGGCTCTACTCGACCGGCTGGAATCACGGTGATGCCCTGCACGTCGGCGACTTCGACCCCAGTCGAGAGGGTCTCGAGGTCTTCCAGCCCCACGAGTGGGGAGAGTACGGCGCGACGTTCCGCGACGCCGAAACGGGCGAGTTACTGTGGGGTAAGGAAGGAGACGGAGACATCGGCAGAGGGCTGATCGCCGATATCGACCCGAACTACGAGGGAGCGGAAGCGTGGGCAGGGATCCCCCTCTCCGAAGACGGTCTGAGCACGTGGACCGCCCAGGGCGAGCAGATCCGCGAGAACCCCGTCAACTCGATGAACTCAGCAATCTGGTGGACGGGCGACCTGCAACGAGAACTGCTCGATCACGACTTCCTCGGCTGGGACGAGGGGTACGGCGTCGGCTGGATTAAAAAGTGGAACCCCGAAACCGAGGAGCTAGACGAACTGAAGTCCTTCGACGGCACTCGCTCGAACAACTCCTCGAAGGGCAACCCGTGTCTCTCGGGCGATATCCTCGGCGACTGGCGTGAGGAGGTTATCTGGCGAACCGACGACAGCGAGGCGCTGCGCCTGTACGCGACGCCCCACGAGACCGATCACCGGCTGTACACGCTGTTGCACGATCCACAGTATCGGACCGCGATCGCGTGGCAGAACGCCGGCTACAATCAGCCGCCGTGGCCGAGTTACTTCCTCGGCCACGAGATGGACGACCCGCCGAAACCCGACATCGAACTCGTCGATTCCGACGACGATCGACGAGGACGAGGACCAGGACGCGGCCGCCACAACTAG
- a CDS encoding family 78 glycoside hydrolase catalytic domain, which produces MSPQQPADLRTEYASNPIGIDETRPRLCWRVDPERRGAKQTAFRVLVASTPERLEPGVADVWDSGKRRSDRPAVAYDGPALESTATYCWTVRVWDESGEPSAWSESARWEMGLLEPADWEASWIRRPEDGAFERVRFTYLRREFSVDGTIERVRAYVSASHRYELSVNGRAVDRGQAFSYPDFQYYKTIDLTEEFAAGANAVGALVHWSGAGQGRPAAEPGFVCQLVVEFVDGTERTICTDESWRVREAEWQADAPLRNDEIAEPVERIDGRRTPIGWNESGFDASAWDRAAVVGTHPTEPWTRLVAQLTEVDQSSVHPDSIERLEDGSVVVDFGRVYPGLPEVDFAEGVDGHRVEFQAGYLLEDDGTVSPVEGTQWTDMHYEYVQRDGECRFRPFTILGFRYLQIDDPGERLEPSQVRLLATRNHVPDERAASFESSNDTVDAVFELARHSALYGSQEQFIDTPTREKGQFLLDAYNMSQTTTRAFRERTLSRRAIEEFVRSHYRYWAGEGRLNAVYPNGDGKRDIPDFTISFPEWVWRYYQVSGDRRTLEMAAPVVRAVGAYVQRHVDEETGLIMNLSGGEGGPYEEGIVDWPPEMRYGYDRDWSARTTVNVLAASTLGRAADIAAALERPAHERAHYRERQRALEEAIDEHLRHGDRYVDGCDDSEASDSASQHANALPLAFGLVPDARVDAVADRIAGQGMQMGPMMVPWLLEAFETADRPEALVDLVTDPAADGWANILEQGGTFTWESWHCRDPSLPDDHRQNRSESHAMGATVLVSLLRTLLGVRPCGTAGEHVEIRPPHAGLESASGRVPTERGIITVSWTRDASGELEDEATFQLEATIPWNTSATISLPVADSGAVVTVDGEPVSAGASAPGLPDGVSAVRAADRLEIDVGSGTYRVRLK; this is translated from the coding sequence ATGTCACCGCAACAGCCCGCCGACTTGCGAACCGAGTACGCGTCGAACCCGATCGGGATCGACGAGACGAGACCCCGACTCTGCTGGCGCGTCGACCCCGAACGCCGGGGGGCGAAACAGACCGCGTTCAGGGTCCTCGTCGCATCCACACCCGAGCGCCTCGAGCCCGGCGTGGCGGACGTCTGGGACAGCGGGAAGCGCCGCTCGGATCGGCCGGCAGTCGCATACGACGGTCCTGCGCTCGAGTCCACCGCGACCTACTGCTGGACGGTTCGCGTCTGGGACGAATCCGGCGAACCGAGCGCGTGGAGCGAGTCAGCCCGGTGGGAGATGGGCCTGCTCGAGCCCGCAGACTGGGAGGCGTCTTGGATCCGTCGTCCCGAGGACGGCGCGTTCGAGCGCGTTCGATTCACCTACCTCCGCCGGGAGTTCTCCGTCGACGGTACGATCGAGCGCGTTCGAGCGTACGTCTCCGCCAGCCACCGATACGAACTCTCGGTCAACGGGCGGGCGGTCGATCGCGGCCAGGCGTTTTCCTACCCGGATTTTCAGTACTACAAGACGATCGATCTCACCGAGGAGTTCGCGGCTGGAGCGAACGCGGTCGGCGCGCTGGTCCACTGGAGCGGGGCCGGACAGGGGCGACCGGCCGCGGAACCGGGATTCGTCTGCCAACTCGTTGTGGAATTCGTCGACGGCACCGAGCGAACGATCTGTACCGACGAGTCGTGGCGCGTGCGCGAGGCAGAATGGCAAGCGGATGCGCCGTTGCGTAACGACGAAATCGCCGAACCGGTCGAGCGGATCGACGGGAGACGGACTCCGATCGGATGGAACGAGTCAGGGTTCGACGCGAGTGCGTGGGATCGGGCGGCAGTCGTCGGCACCCACCCGACGGAACCGTGGACGCGGCTCGTTGCCCAGCTCACCGAAGTCGATCAGTCGTCGGTTCACCCGGACTCGATCGAACGCCTCGAGGACGGGTCCGTCGTCGTCGACTTCGGACGGGTCTACCCCGGGCTTCCCGAAGTCGACTTCGCCGAGGGAGTCGACGGACACCGCGTCGAGTTTCAAGCGGGCTACCTGCTCGAGGACGATGGAACCGTCTCGCCGGTCGAGGGGACCCAGTGGACGGACATGCACTACGAGTACGTACAGCGCGATGGTGAGTGTCGGTTTCGCCCGTTTACCATCCTCGGCTTCCGATACCTCCAGATCGACGATCCGGGCGAGCGACTCGAGCCGTCACAGGTTCGGTTGCTGGCGACGAGAAATCACGTTCCCGACGAGCGGGCCGCCTCGTTCGAATCGTCGAACGACACCGTCGACGCCGTCTTCGAACTCGCACGCCACTCCGCGTTATACGGCTCCCAGGAGCAGTTTATCGATACCCCGACCCGCGAGAAGGGCCAGTTCCTGCTCGACGCGTACAACATGTCCCAGACGACGACGCGGGCGTTTCGGGAACGGACGCTGAGTCGGCGCGCGATCGAGGAGTTCGTCCGCTCGCACTATCGCTACTGGGCGGGAGAGGGTCGATTGAACGCCGTCTACCCGAACGGCGACGGCAAGCGGGACATTCCCGACTTTACGATCTCGTTTCCCGAGTGGGTCTGGCGGTACTATCAGGTCTCGGGCGATCGGCGAACGCTCGAGATGGCCGCGCCGGTCGTTCGGGCGGTCGGGGCCTACGTACAGCGCCACGTCGACGAGGAAACCGGCCTCATTATGAACCTCTCCGGCGGGGAGGGCGGCCCCTACGAGGAGGGGATCGTCGACTGGCCGCCGGAGATGCGCTACGGCTACGATCGAGACTGGTCGGCGAGGACGACGGTCAACGTCCTCGCTGCGAGCACGTTGGGCCGGGCGGCGGACATCGCCGCCGCACTCGAGCGACCGGCACACGAACGAGCGCACTATCGCGAACGCCAGCGCGCGCTCGAGGAAGCGATCGACGAGCACCTCCGTCACGGCGACCGCTACGTCGACGGGTGCGACGACAGCGAGGCCAGCGACTCGGCGTCTCAGCACGCCAACGCCCTCCCGCTGGCGTTCGGGCTCGTTCCCGACGCGCGCGTCGACGCCGTCGCCGATCGGATCGCCGGGCAGGGGATGCAAATGGGACCGATGATGGTCCCGTGGCTGCTCGAGGCGTTCGAGACCGCGGATCGGCCTGAGGCGCTCGTCGACCTGGTGACCGATCCCGCCGCGGACGGCTGGGCGAACATTTTGGAGCAGGGCGGGACGTTCACCTGGGAGAGCTGGCACTGTCGGGACCCGTCGCTGCCGGACGACCACCGACAGAATCGAAGCGAGTCTCACGCGATGGGCGCGACGGTGTTGGTCTCCCTCCTGCGGACGCTGCTTGGCGTTCGACCGTGCGGCACCGCCGGTGAACACGTCGAGATTCGGCCGCCTCATGCAGGGCTCGAGTCGGCGTCCGGCCGGGTTCCGACGGAGCGAGGAATCATCACCGTCTCGTGGACCCGCGATGCGAGCGGCGAACTCGAGGACGAGGCGACGTTCCAACTCGAGGCGACGATTCCCTGGAACACCTCGGCGACGATTTCGCTCCCCGTTGCAGATTCTGGGGCTGTCGTGACCGTCGACGGCGAACCAGTCAGTGCGGGCGCGAGTGCACCAGGACTACCCGACGGCGTCTCGGCCGTTCGGGCCGCCGACCGACTCGAGATCGATGTCGGCTCCGGGACGTATCGAGTTCGGCTCAAGTGA
- a CDS encoding carbohydrate-binding family 9-like protein, with translation MKEYTITRAEGDVPLGEAVDGTPWENARPFRIDEFSWYEGGPKPLTTGRACYDDEAIYLQFFVEDDDISADVTTLNGPTFEDSSVEFFADPTPEQDSMYFNFEPNCCGQFKVAWQEAGWQERGLERDLISPELASRISIETSVSGPTTTGRREDSWWLTAAIPFDVLSELTGYNISPTAGTEWRGNFYRSGVASDSQKATWNPIEKPEPEYHSPEYFGRLRFD, from the coding sequence ATGAAGGAGTACACGATTACCCGCGCAGAAGGCGACGTTCCGCTGGGCGAGGCCGTCGACGGCACGCCGTGGGAGAACGCGCGACCGTTTCGTATCGACGAGTTCTCGTGGTACGAGGGCGGCCCGAAACCGCTGACGACCGGGCGCGCCTGCTACGACGACGAGGCGATCTATCTCCAGTTTTTCGTCGAGGACGACGATATCAGCGCCGACGTGACGACGCTCAACGGGCCGACGTTCGAGGACAGCTCCGTCGAGTTCTTCGCCGATCCGACGCCCGAGCAAGATTCCATGTATTTCAACTTCGAGCCGAACTGCTGTGGCCAGTTCAAGGTGGCCTGGCAGGAGGCCGGCTGGCAGGAACGGGGACTCGAGCGCGACCTCATCTCGCCCGAACTCGCGTCGCGGATTTCGATCGAAACGTCCGTCTCCGGCCCGACGACAACTGGTCGTCGGGAGGATAGCTGGTGGCTGACCGCTGCGATTCCGTTCGATGTCCTCTCGGAACTGACCGGCTACAACATTTCGCCGACCGCGGGGACGGAGTGGCGGGGCAACTTCTATCGCAGCGGCGTCGCGTCCGACTCCCAGAAGGCGACCTGGAACCCGATCGAGAAGCCCGAACCCGAGTATCACTCGCCGGAGTACTTCGGTCGCCTCCGGTTCGACTAA
- a CDS encoding GDSL-type esterase/lipase family protein — protein MDYDGIQFHNVGEILPAEDRDGHLIQRVPEVVRTELNEGAQSRLRHPAGVELRFVPDGPVTVTLSTVPGGSSAEGTVRVFWGPIQGSTEVVVGDEPTTLEVELPAKLADLEPSAREDLAFDPRVCRIQLPGEHRGGPMVYHGLEGTVRPPRDDELPGRRYLAYGTSITEGEAPLGEHLTYVSQTARRLEADLLNLGSCGTAYCDAAMADHIAARDDWDIATLSISVNMVGTFSLETFRDRAERMIDRVAGANPDKPVVAITIFRNARDVCQSEDPDGLCERFREELRAVVAETPHENVHLLEGPELLPTIEGLTPDLVHPGDNAMITMGENLAAELEAVLED, from the coding sequence ATGGACTACGACGGCATCCAGTTTCACAACGTCGGTGAGATCCTGCCTGCAGAGGATCGGGACGGACACCTCATCCAGCGCGTGCCCGAAGTCGTTCGAACCGAACTCAACGAGGGCGCACAGTCGCGACTGCGCCACCCCGCGGGCGTCGAACTCCGGTTCGTTCCCGACGGCCCCGTGACGGTGACGCTCTCGACGGTTCCCGGCGGGAGTTCCGCGGAGGGAACCGTGAGAGTCTTCTGGGGACCGATTCAGGGCTCGACCGAAGTCGTCGTCGGTGACGAACCTACCACGCTCGAGGTCGAACTCCCGGCGAAACTTGCGGATCTCGAGCCGTCAGCCCGCGAAGACCTCGCCTTCGATCCGCGGGTCTGTCGGATTCAACTGCCGGGCGAACATCGCGGCGGACCGATGGTGTATCACGGCCTCGAGGGAACGGTTCGCCCGCCCCGCGACGACGAACTGCCCGGCCGGCGGTACCTCGCCTACGGCACGTCGATCACCGAGGGGGAAGCGCCGCTTGGCGAGCACCTGACCTACGTTAGCCAGACGGCGCGTCGACTCGAGGCCGATCTGCTCAATCTCGGTTCCTGCGGGACGGCCTACTGCGACGCCGCGATGGCGGATCACATCGCAGCGCGCGACGACTGGGATATCGCCACCCTCTCGATTTCGGTGAACATGGTCGGCACCTTCTCGCTGGAAACGTTTCGCGACCGCGCGGAGCGGATGATCGACCGCGTTGCGGGCGCGAACCCCGACAAACCGGTCGTCGCGATCACCATATTCAGGAACGCTCGAGACGTCTGTCAAAGCGAAGACCCCGACGGACTGTGCGAGCGGTTTCGCGAGGAACTCCGCGCGGTCGTCGCCGAAACGCCCCACGAAAACGTCCACCTCCTCGAAGGACCCGAACTCCTGCCGACCATCGAAGGGCTCACTCCCGATCTCGTGCATCCGGGTGACAACGCCATGATCACGATGGGCGAGAACCTCGCCGCCGAACTCGAGGCGGTGCTCGAGGACTGA
- a CDS encoding right-handed parallel beta-helix repeat-containing protein yields the protein MAGSIGTAQASSHDAEVWQDGDTWYAANEQTVYEGTDHLDAIQAAVDSLTAGRSSKERVLIKNSGTVGPHSWDGDVKAVDLPNHTVIDHNGTIFVEDTGEDLIVPFRAQSAEAVEIQNVTIEGNPRYGIWIQSCSDVQLGTITMALHATEDVGIGVRIDDSDGGRTQNASLEYASVEGSQHHAVETYGVDGIDIGTVETVDTGGCGLLLNDTTNATVQQVDATRADEGGGYAGFRCANGAGPNITVNEVSATDCGRGIFTVSGSGGIEIYNVSLDGNGGNLIQDTRDTLIDGGSITNTGSSGIRIDSRDSGDHPHTSNVTVRNLEISGNAEYGVYETGPDTEGNEISGNDFCDNASGAIETYADSTTVSGNTYCG from the coding sequence GTGGCAGGTTCGATAGGGACCGCGCAGGCGAGCAGCCACGACGCAGAAGTCTGGCAAGACGGAGACACCTGGTACGCTGCCAACGAGCAGACGGTATACGAGGGCACAGATCACCTCGATGCGATACAGGCGGCCGTCGACAGCCTCACTGCGGGCCGATCCTCGAAAGAACGGGTACTGATCAAAAACTCCGGGACGGTCGGTCCCCATTCGTGGGACGGCGACGTCAAGGCCGTCGACCTCCCGAATCACACCGTAATCGATCACAACGGGACCATCTTCGTGGAGGATACCGGCGAGGACCTGATCGTCCCGTTTCGTGCACAGAGCGCCGAGGCCGTCGAGATCCAAAACGTCACCATCGAAGGGAATCCCCGCTATGGCATCTGGATCCAGAGTTGCTCGGACGTGCAACTGGGGACGATCACCATGGCGCTACACGCGACCGAGGACGTCGGAATCGGGGTTCGAATCGACGACAGCGACGGCGGTCGAACGCAGAACGCCTCGCTCGAGTACGCTTCGGTCGAGGGGTCCCAACATCACGCGGTCGAGACCTACGGCGTCGACGGCATCGATATCGGGACCGTCGAGACGGTCGATACGGGCGGCTGCGGCTTATTGTTGAACGACACGACGAATGCGACCGTCCAACAGGTCGACGCGACTCGAGCCGATGAGGGCGGCGGCTACGCGGGCTTTCGGTGCGCAAACGGCGCGGGACCGAATATCACGGTCAACGAGGTCAGCGCCACCGACTGCGGTCGCGGAATCTTCACCGTCTCCGGCAGCGGCGGCATCGAGATCTACAACGTCTCGCTCGACGGCAACGGCGGGAATCTCATCCAAGATACGCGAGACACGCTCATCGACGGCGGTTCCATCACGAACACCGGAAGCAGCGGTATTCGCATCGACTCGAGAGACAGTGGCGACCACCCGCACACGAGCAACGTCACGGTCCGGAATCTCGAGATTTCGGGCAACGCCGAGTACGGGGTCTACGAGACCGGACCCGACACGGAAGGCAACGAAATCAGCGGCAACGACTTCTGTGACAACGCAAGCGGCGCGATCGAGACGTACGCGGACAGTACGACGGTCAGCGGCAATACCTACTGCGGGTGA